A genomic region of Miscanthus floridulus cultivar M001 chromosome 3, ASM1932011v1, whole genome shotgun sequence contains the following coding sequences:
- the LOC136541606 gene encoding protein LURP-one-related 10-like, giving the protein MAAPPPLPAPPPPEPSGGVVAPVVVVAPHFCAPYVVQLSVKEKFSLREGDFAITDTNGAVVVTVKGALISIHNRRLLLDAAGNPLLCLREKVISMHNTWEAYRGDSTRSSDLLFTAKKSSILQLFKTEMYIYLASNTSHEVCDFMMKGSFNERSCSFYLGNSNTLIAKMHREHTATSMVLGTDCFSLTVFPNVDYVFIAALVVILQEIHTDKND; this is encoded by the exons ATGGCAGCGCCTCCACCATTGCCGGCGCCCCCACCCCCGGAGCCCAGCGGAGGCGTCGTGgccccggtggtggtggtggccccgCATTTCTGCGCGCCCTACGTAGTGCAGCTATCGGTGAAGGAGAAATTTAGCCTTCGGGAGGGTGACTTCGCCATCACCGACACCAACGGCGCCGTGGTGGTCACGGTCAAGGGCGCCTTGATCAGCATCCACAACCGTCGCCTCCTCCTCGACGCCGCCGGCAATCCCCTCCTCTGCCTGCGGGAGAAG GTAATTAGCATGCACAACACATGGGAAGCGTATAGAGGGGATAGCACGAGATCAAGCGATTTGCTCTTCACTGCCAAGAAATCTTCAATCCTCCAACTGTTCAAAACAGAGATGTATATCTACTTGGCTTCCAACACTTCACATGAGGTCTGTGATTTCATGATGAAGGGTAGCTTCAATGAGAGATCATGCTCTTTCTATCTTGGTAACTCCAACACTTTGATTGCTAAA ATGCACCGTGAGCATACCGCCACAAGCATGGTGTTGGGAACAGACTGTTTCAGTCTCACCGTATTTCCAAATGTCGACTACGTGTTCATTGCGGCGCTAGTTGTGATTCTGCAGGAGATTCACACGGATAAAAATGACTGA